A part of Blastopirellula marina genomic DNA contains:
- a CDS encoding sugar porter family MFS transporter, giving the protein MKNRVVLWSVTASLAGFLFGFDTVVISGAEKTIQGLWDLNKFQHGLAMSAALWGTVVGAGIGGIPTDAFGRRKTLLSIGILYFVSAVWSGLATDDISFMIARFIGGVGVGISTVASPLYISEISPPGSRGKLAGMFQFNIVFGILVALLSNYMIARILPDGPNGEPSAAWRWMLGIEAIPALIYSLMCFTLPESPRWLIAEKGDRAAGLAVLKQVMPDQSSEEVEQLANEIEVASKQTTVARRFWHTKLMVPIMLAFLIAFFNQLSGINAILYFAPRIFELTGLGKEAALLQSVGLGVTNLIFTFVGLALIDRFGRKTLMLIGSFGYIASLGLCSWAFHTEHFSIVPACIFAFIAAHAVGQGAVIWVFISEIFPNRYRAKGQALGSETHWIFAATLTLVFPYAVETFQATYIFGFFCFMMVLQLVWVIFMMPETKGVPLEEIERKLGIHE; this is encoded by the coding sequence ATGAAGAATCGCGTCGTCCTTTGGTCGGTTACCGCCTCTCTAGCCGGTTTTCTCTTTGGATTCGATACCGTCGTCATATCCGGAGCAGAGAAAACGATCCAAGGTCTGTGGGATCTCAACAAGTTCCAGCACGGTTTGGCAATGAGTGCCGCCTTGTGGGGAACCGTGGTGGGGGCAGGCATCGGTGGCATTCCGACTGATGCCTTTGGCCGACGGAAGACGCTCCTTTCCATCGGAATCTTGTACTTTGTCTCAGCCGTCTGGTCTGGCCTGGCGACTGATGACATCTCGTTCATGATTGCGCGGTTCATTGGCGGCGTGGGGGTTGGTATCTCGACCGTAGCTTCGCCACTTTATATCTCCGAGATCTCCCCTCCAGGCAGCCGCGGAAAGCTGGCGGGGATGTTTCAGTTCAATATTGTGTTCGGCATCTTGGTAGCGTTGCTATCGAATTACATGATTGCTCGTATCTTGCCCGATGGCCCAAATGGTGAACCCTCAGCCGCTTGGCGATGGATGCTAGGAATCGAAGCGATTCCGGCCCTGATTTATTCGCTGATGTGCTTCACCCTGCCTGAAAGTCCTCGCTGGCTGATTGCCGAAAAGGGAGATCGCGCCGCCGGCTTGGCTGTGCTGAAGCAAGTCATGCCCGATCAATCCTCGGAGGAAGTCGAACAGCTTGCCAACGAGATCGAAGTCGCCTCGAAGCAGACGACCGTAGCGCGCCGGTTCTGGCACACCAAGCTGATGGTACCGATCATGCTGGCGTTCTTGATCGCCTTCTTCAATCAACTTTCTGGCATCAACGCGATCCTCTATTTCGCGCCTCGCATCTTCGAGCTAACCGGTCTAGGAAAAGAAGCTGCCTTACTGCAATCGGTTGGGCTCGGGGTTACGAACTTAATATTCACGTTCGTGGGGCTGGCATTGATCGATCGCTTTGGGCGCAAGACCCTCATGCTGATCGGTTCGTTCGGCTACATCGCGTCGCTGGGGTTATGTTCGTGGGCATTTCATACCGAGCATTTCTCGATTGTTCCGGCATGCATCTTCGCGTTTATCGCTGCCCATGCCGTTGGTCAGGGGGCAGTGATTTGGGTATTCATTTCCGAGATCTTCCCCAATCGTTATCGTGCCAAGGGGCAAGCACTCGGTAGTGAAACCCACTGGATCTTCGCAGCAACACTTACCCTGGTATTCCCTTACGCGGTCGAGACCTTCCAGGCGACCTATATCTTTGGCTTCTTCTGCTTCATGATGGTGCTGCAACTGGTGTGGGTGATCTTTATGATGCCAGAAACCAAAGGTGTGCCACTGGAAGAAATCGAACGGAAACTCGGCATTCACGAATGA